A stretch of the Azorhizobium caulinodans ORS 571 genome encodes the following:
- a CDS encoding DegT/DnrJ/EryC1/StrS family aminotransferase, which produces MTSTAAQLHPAPAFAQPIPFIDLAAQKARLGPKVDQAVQAVLDSCRFVNGPEVTKFEAELAAFAGAKYAVSCSSGTDALAMLLMAWGIGAGDAVFCPAFTFCATAEVVPWVGATPVFVDVKADTFNMDPASLEQAIAVAKEKGLTPKVVIPVDLFGQPADYDAILPIAARHGLKVLCDTAQGFGGTWNNKRTGSIGDATATSFFPAKPLGCYGDGGAILTDDADLVAVLKSVREHGQGVDKYENVRIGMTARLDTIQAAVLLEKLAIFEDEIAAREKVARRYNEALADIATVPFVDPRASSVWAQYTLRFAPGVRDALAKALQAEGIPTAVYYRIAMHRQPAYAQYPAAADSLPVAEGLCAEVISLPMHAYLDEATQDKIIAAVRRAVGK; this is translated from the coding sequence ATGACCTCGACCGCTGCCCAGCTTCATCCGGCGCCGGCTTTCGCCCAGCCCATCCCCTTCATCGACCTCGCCGCCCAGAAAGCCCGTCTCGGACCGAAGGTGGACCAGGCGGTGCAGGCGGTGCTGGACAGCTGCCGCTTCGTGAACGGGCCGGAAGTGACGAAGTTCGAGGCCGAGCTCGCCGCCTTCGCCGGCGCCAAATATGCGGTCTCGTGCTCCAGCGGCACGGATGCGCTGGCCATGCTGCTGATGGCCTGGGGCATCGGCGCGGGCGATGCGGTCTTCTGCCCGGCCTTCACCTTCTGCGCCACCGCCGAAGTGGTGCCGTGGGTGGGCGCGACCCCGGTGTTCGTGGACGTGAAGGCGGATACCTTCAACATGGACCCGGCGAGCCTTGAGCAGGCCATTGCGGTCGCCAAGGAAAAGGGCCTCACCCCCAAGGTGGTGATCCCGGTCGATCTGTTCGGCCAGCCGGCCGACTATGACGCGATCCTGCCGATCGCCGCCCGGCACGGCCTCAAGGTGCTGTGCGACACCGCGCAGGGCTTCGGCGGCACCTGGAACAACAAGCGCACCGGCTCCATCGGCGATGCCACCGCCACCTCCTTCTTCCCGGCAAAGCCGCTCGGCTGCTACGGCGACGGCGGTGCCATCCTCACCGACGATGCCGACCTCGTTGCCGTGCTCAAGAGCGTGCGCGAGCACGGCCAGGGCGTGGACAAGTATGAGAATGTCCGCATCGGCATGACCGCGCGCCTCGACACCATCCAGGCGGCGGTGCTGCTGGAGAAGCTCGCCATCTTCGAGGACGAGATCGCCGCCCGCGAAAAGGTCGCCCGCCGCTACAATGAGGCGCTCGCCGACATCGCCACCGTGCCCTTCGTCGATCCGCGCGCTTCCTCCGTGTGGGCGCAGTACACGCTGCGCTTCGCTCCCGGCGTGCGCGATGCGCTGGCGAAGGCGCTTCAGGCGGAGGGCATTCCCACCGCCGTCTATTACCGCATCGCTATGCACCGCCAGCCGGCCTATGCGCAGTATCCGGCCGCTGCCGATAGCCTGCCGGTGGCCGAGGGTCTCTGCGCCGAGGTCATCAGCCTGCCCATGCACGCCTATCTCGATGAGGCGACGCAGGACAAGATCATCGCCGCCGTGCGTCGCGCCGTCGGCAAGTGA